Proteins co-encoded in one Papaver somniferum cultivar HN1 chromosome 5, ASM357369v1, whole genome shotgun sequence genomic window:
- the LOC113284162 gene encoding F-box protein GID2-like yields the protein MKRTADEDPNHPVTEEEDERLKKRKNKLEEEDDDNEIGFVKLNDDLAFEVLKHFDAKSLATAACVNKRWSKMAEDERLWEIICTRHWQNIGCSNRQLRSVVLALGGFRRLHSLYIWPLLKNSSSSSSSSIASSSSTAIVKPKPNWGKDEVNLSLSLLSIRYYEMMMKRKTSN from the coding sequence ATGAAGAGAACAGCTGATGAAGATCCAAATCATCCtgtaactgaagaagaagatgaaagattgaagaaaagaaagaacaaattggaagaagaagatgatgataatgaaaTTGGATTTGTTAAACTAAACGATGATTTAGCATTTGAGGTATTAAAACATTTTGATGCAAAATCCTTAGCAACAGCAGCTTGTGTGAACAAAAGATGGAGTAAAATGGCTGAAGATGAAAGGTTATGGGAAATTATTTGTACTCGTCACTGGCAAAATATTGGTTGTAGTAATCGCCAACTTCGTTCTGTTGTTCTTGCTTTAGGTGGATTTCGTCGTCTTCATTCTCTTTACATCTGGCCTTTGTTGAagaattcatcatcttcttcttcttcttcaattgcatCATCATCTTCGACAgcaattgtgaaaccaaaacctaATTGGGGAAAAGATGAAGTCAATCTTTCACTATCTTTACTTTCAATTCGATATTATGAGatgatgatgaaaaggaaaaCAAGTAATTGA
- the LOC113278406 gene encoding SKP1-like protein 1B has product MSTSKMVTLKSSDGETFDVEESVALQSQTIKHMIEDDCADNGIPLPNVTSKILAKVIEYCRKHDGDADEKNKDEVKNWDAEFVKVDQPTLFDLILAANYLNIKELLDLTCQTVADMIKGKTPEEIRKTFNIKNDFTPEEEEEVRRENQWAFE; this is encoded by the coding sequence ATGTCGACTTCAAAGATGGTAACGTTGAAGAGCTCTGATGGAGAAACTTTTGATGTTGAAGAATCCGTTGCTCTTCAATCTCAAACAATTAAGCATATGATCGAAGATGATTGTGCTGATAACGGAATACCTTTACCCAATGTAACAAGCAAGATTTTGGCTAAAGTTATTGAATACTGCAGGAAGCATGACGGTGATGCCGatgaaaaaaataaagatgagGTTAAGAACTGGGATGCTGAGTTTGTTAAGGTCGATCAGCCTACGTTGTTCGATTTAATTTTGGCTGCAAATTATCTGAATATTAAGGAGTTGCTGGATTTGACTTGCCAGACTGTCGCTGATATGATCAAGGGTAAGACCCCAGAGGAGATCCGCAAGACATTCAACATCAAGAATGACTTCACCcctgaggaagaggaggaggtcaGAAGGGAGAACCAGTGGGCTTTTGAATGA
- the LOC113280455 gene encoding glutathione gamma-glutamylcysteinyltransferase 1-like encodes MAWASLYKRILPSPPAIELAAAQGKKLFEEALQNGTVEGFFKLHSSCQTQSEFAFCGLASLSMVFNALAIEPPRLHKGAWRWWDDSMFDCWVPLDKVMGKGLPFKKAVSVARCAGANVEAFYSNKSSIDDFRKCIMSCTSSDKSHMITSYHRPTLSQTGKGHYSPIGGYHAGRDMVLILDVARFKYPSHWIPLTLLWKAMNTIDGTTRGFMIVSKPPKTPSLLNIWSCRYESWLDVANYLMDDVPVNLQSSNVTNVQEVLSLIFTSFPTSFAKIIEWIELRGQTGPEIKVFLGSKEQVLEQVRETELFKHMVMVDRSQIWREVQTIFFLSLPPQTWSGIKDENLLQEIYSLFSLDELPHMLREEVLNLRGELDRLKICQMEKYNNLAD; translated from the exons ATGGCATGGGCTAGTTTATACAAAAGAATTCTTCCGTCTCCACCTGCAATTGAGTTGGCTGCCGCACAAGGAAAg AAACTTTTTGAAGAAGCACTTCAAAATGGAACAGTGGAAGGATTTTTCAAGCTACATTCTTCCTGCCAGACACAGTCGGAATTTGCATTTTGTGGACTGGCCAGCTTGTCGATGGTCTTTAATGCGCTTGCAATTGAACCACCCAGACTACATAAAG GAGCTTGGAGGTGGTGGGACGATTCCATGTTCGACTGCTGGGTACCTTTAGATAAGGTTATGGGCAAAGGATTACCATTTAAAAAAGCTGTATCTGTGGCCCGTTGCGCCGGAGCCAATGTTGAAGCTTTTTACTCAAACAAAAGCTCTATTGATGATTTTCGCAAATGTATCATGTCATGTACGTCAAGCGATAAGTCTCACATGATAACCTCATACCACAGACCAACTCTAAGCCAG ACGGGAAAAGGTCACTATTCTCCAATTGGTGGGTACCATGCTGGAAGAGATATGGTGCTGATATTAGATGTTGCTCGATTTAAATATCCTTCTCATTGGATTCCATTAACACTTCTATGGAAGGCCATGAATACTATTGATGGAACAACTAGGGG GTTCATGATTGTCTCAAAGCctccaaaaacaccatctttGTTAAATATTTGG AGTTGTAGATACGAGAGTTGGCTTGATGTTGCGAACTACTTGATGGATGATGTTCCTGTTAACCTTCAATCATCTAATGTTACAAATGTTCAAGAAGTTCTATCGCTTATCTTCACATCATTCCCTACCAGTTTTGCAAAAATTATCgaatggattgaattgagagGACAGACGGGGccagaaatcaaggtttttctcGGTTCTAA GGAACAGgtattggaacaagttcgtgagACTGAACTATTTAAACATATGGTTATGGTCGACCGTTCTCAAATATGGAGAGAAGTTCAAACGATATTTTTTCTTTCATTGCCTCCACAGACATGGTCTGGTATAAAAGATGAAAACTTATTGCAAGAGATTTATAGTTTATTCTCATTAGATGAGCTTCCCCATATGCTTCGAGAGGAG GTCTTGAACTTGAGGGGGGAGCTTGATAGGTTGAAGATATGTCAAATGGAAAAATACAACAACTTAGCGGACTAA